From Halotia branconii CENA392, the proteins below share one genomic window:
- a CDS encoding amidohydrolase family protein, giving the protein MLNGYSIIDADSHVIEPPSMWAEYLEPEFKQFAPSAEMKIQGEDIVKKVSKQVRDRANKQMMSAHPSAYFQGYNVESHLQEMMQMGIDLAFLYPTYGLWLWAIDTMQPEVAGAFTRAYNNWLKDFCSYAPDRLKGVGAINLHAPESMVYELHRVVGFGWKAVFLRPNPVKGRLLSDSAYESFWTECERLGIAVGIHEGAYSRLPTTGTERFNTSFAIHACSHPMEQMMALLALIEGGVLERHPKLKVAFLESGCGWLPYWLWRLDEEYENFAWEDKIKDNVKMKPSEYFRRQCFIAIEPSEPYLAQVIEYIGIDNLIFSSDYPHMDHKPNIATEMVKLEEKLSKQTVQKILWDNPRRFYNLS; this is encoded by the coding sequence ATGCTAAATGGATATTCGATTATTGATGCTGATTCCCACGTAATTGAACCTCCTAGTATGTGGGCAGAATATCTCGAACCAGAATTTAAACAGTTTGCCCCTTCAGCAGAGATGAAAATTCAAGGAGAAGACATTGTAAAAAAAGTCTCTAAACAAGTTCGAGATCGGGCGAATAAGCAAATGATGTCAGCTCATCCTAGTGCTTATTTCCAAGGCTACAATGTCGAGTCTCACCTTCAAGAGATGATGCAAATGGGAATTGATCTGGCATTCCTTTATCCAACTTATGGATTGTGGCTTTGGGCAATTGATACTATGCAACCGGAAGTTGCTGGCGCTTTTACCCGTGCTTACAACAATTGGTTAAAAGACTTTTGTAGTTACGCTCCAGATAGATTGAAGGGGGTAGGAGCAATTAATCTGCACGCACCAGAGTCAATGGTGTATGAATTGCATAGAGTTGTCGGTTTTGGCTGGAAAGCCGTTTTTTTACGCCCTAACCCCGTCAAAGGAAGACTATTGAGTGACTCTGCTTACGAGTCTTTTTGGACAGAATGCGAGCGACTAGGAATAGCAGTAGGTATTCACGAAGGGGCTTACAGTCGTTTGCCAACTACTGGAACAGAAAGGTTTAACACTAGTTTTGCTATCCATGCTTGTTCTCATCCGATGGAACAGATGATGGCTTTATTAGCGTTAATTGAAGGAGGGGTATTAGAACGTCATCCAAAACTGAAAGTGGCTTTTCTGGAGTCCGGTTGTGGTTGGCTTCCTTACTGGCTGTGGCGACTAGATGAAGAGTATGAAAATTTCGCTTGGGAGGACAAAATTAAGGATAATGTCAAGATGAAGCCTTCGGAGTATTTTCGTCGTCAGTGCTTTATTGCCATAGAGCCTTCAGAACCTTATTTAGCTCAGGTAATTGAATACATTGGCATAGACAATTTAATCTTTAGTTCGGACTATCCTCATATGGATCATAAACCGAACATCGCTACAGAAATGGTAAAGCTTGAGGAAAAACTATCGAAACAAACTGTGCAAAAGATTCTTTGGGATAATCCTCGCCGTTTTTACAATTTGTCTTGA
- a CDS encoding EndoS/ChiA family endoglycosidase: MKNNGRMTAYINPQSSQQFKNTAGYTLANGSPAIDVVCIFAANYAAAERPYLRANNNNPPTTQPFNKNIQQILEDGSVQYLQDRGLTVLLSITNAHSVGWSEFTSESDAMDFAQYLKTDVVEKYGLDGIDIDDEYSNGKPKDKSLVMVTTLMRQIMPNKIISKALWQDSQYFKTIWNGHTLTENLTYGAEMAYGSSPESRLEPYAKLHLNKNQLSLGFWSGQRSPSPHRDVKWLKENGYAGIMIFGFEEQLNVDLMGELVDVWYGSGNWNPPQ; this comes from the coding sequence ATGAAAAACAATGGACGGATGACGGCTTATATTAATCCTCAGTCCTCACAGCAATTCAAGAATACTGCTGGTTACACGCTTGCCAATGGCAGCCCAGCAATTGACGTGGTCTGTATTTTCGCTGCCAATTATGCCGCCGCTGAAAGACCCTACCTTCGAGCCAACAATAACAATCCACCGACCACACAACCGTTCAATAAGAATATTCAGCAGATACTCGAAGATGGCTCTGTGCAATACCTACAAGACAGAGGACTGACCGTGCTGCTGTCTATTACCAACGCGCATTCAGTGGGCTGGTCAGAATTCACCTCAGAGAGTGATGCGATGGATTTTGCTCAATATCTGAAGACAGATGTGGTCGAGAAGTATGGGCTGGATGGCATCGACATTGACGATGAATACAGCAACGGCAAGCCCAAAGACAAGTCACTGGTGATGGTCACGACGCTCATGCGACAGATCATGCCAAACAAGATCATCTCCAAAGCCCTGTGGCAGGACTCTCAGTATTTTAAGACCATCTGGAATGGACACACGCTCACCGAAAATCTTACCTATGGAGCCGAGATGGCATACGGCAGCTCTCCAGAGTCCCGTCTGGAGCCTTATGCAAAACTCCACTTGAACAAGAATCAGCTCTCGCTCGGTTTCTGGTCTGGGCAACGATCCCCCAGCCCGCATCGGGATGTTAAATGGCTCAAGGAGAATGGCTACGCGGGTATCATGATTTTTGGTTTTGAAGAGCAACTCAACGTCGATTTGATGGGTGAGTTGGTCGATGTTTGGTATGGGTCTGGAAACTGGAACCCACCTCAATGA